GATCCCGCGATCAAGAGCGTTGCCGACTTCAAGGACACCGACCGGATCGCGCTGGTGTCGCGGGTCTCGATGCAGGCCATCATCCTGCGCATGCTGGCGGCCGATGCGTTGGGCAAGGACCAGGCGACCAGGCTTGACCGGCTCACGGTCGCGATGCCGCATGCCGACGCCTTTGCCGCGCTGCAGTCCGGCAAGACCGAGATCACCGCGCACTTCACGGCTGCGCCGTACTACCAGCAGGAGGAAGCCGCGGGGCTGCACCGGGTGCTCGGCTCATACGGCGTGCTCGGGGGGCCGGCGACCTACAGTGTCGCCTGGACCTCGAAGGCCTTCATCGACCGCAATCCGAAGACCGCGCGCGCGATCCTCGATGCGATGGAGGAGGCGACCAGCATCATCAAGGGCGATCCCCGCCGCGCCGCCGAGCTGTACATCAAGGCGGACAATTCCACGCTCAAGCCGGAGCTCGTCGAGGCCATGATCCGCGACCCCGAGAACGTCTTCACCACGACGCCGCAGAACGTCATGAAGTTCGCGAACTTCATGGCGGACACGGGAACGCTGAAGTCGCGTGCCAGCGACTGGAAGGAGATCTTCACGCCGCTGATCGCGAACCGTCCGGGAAGCTGATGACCCAGGCCGCTTTGAAACTTCCTCCCACCTCGGACGCGCGCAGGCTGCTCGCGGTCGAAGGCGTGAGCTTGCAGTACCGCACCCAGCAGCACGTGGTGACGGCGACGCATCGCGTGTCGTTCTCGGTCGAGGAGGGCGAGCGCTATGTCATCCTCGGGCCCTCCGGCTGCGGCAAGTCGACGCTGCTCAAGGCCGTCGGCGGCTTCATGACGCCGATCAGCGGCCGCATCGTGATGCGCGACCGCCTGATCCAGGCGCCAGGGCCCGACCGCATGATGGTGTTCCAGGAATTCGAGCAGCTGATGCCCTGGAAGACGGTGATGCAGAATGTCGTGTTCCCGATGAAGGTCACGGGCAAGTTCGGCCGCCGTGAAGCCCAAGAGCGCGCAAGCGCGATGCTGGAGCGGGTCAAGCTCGGCAAGTTCCGCGACGTCTATCCGCACATGCTGTCGGGCGGCATGAAGATGCGCGTGGCGCTGGCGCGCGCCATGGCGCTGGAGCCGGAAATCCTGCTGATGGACGAGCCGTTCGCGGCCCTCGATGCGCTGACGCGCCGCGAGATGCAGGCCGAGTTGCTGCAGCTCTGGGAACAGTCGCGCTTCACCATGCTGTTCGTGACCCATTCGATCGACGAGGCGATCATCGTCGGCTCGCGCATCCTCGTGCTGTCGCCGCATCCCGGCCAGGTCCGCGCGGAACTGGATGCGAGCGCGTTCGGCGCGGAGGATGTCGGCAGCGAGCCGTTCGGCGCGCTGTCGCGGCGGATCCATGAGCTGCTGTTCGGCCAGAGGGCCACACGCGCGGGCGGAGTATTGCCGGGATGACCGAACGAGCCCCCATTGCCACCAGGCCCGACATGGTGTTCGAGGTCCTCGATGCCTCGGAGATCGGCGAGATCGCCCAGCCGCTGAGCTGGCTGCAGCGCCTCGTCGCAAGCGACGGCTTTCGCCGCGCCGCGATCCTGCTCGCGCTCGCGCTGATCTGGGAATTGTATGCCCGCTGGGTGCAGAACCCGCTGATCCTGCCGACGCTGAGCGATACCCTGGTCACCTTTGCGAAGGACACGATGAGCGGCGTGCTGCCGGACCGGATCGCCACCTCGCTGCGCTCGCTGCTGCTTGGCTATGGCGCGGGCCTCGCACTGGCCGCCGTCTTCACCACGCTCGCCGTCTCGACGCGGATCGGCTCGGATCTCCTGGCGACGCTGACCTCGATGTTCAATCCGGTGCCGGCGATCGCGCTGCTGCCGCTGGCGCTGGTCTGGTTCGGGCTCGGCACGCCGTCGCTGGTATTCGTGATCGTGCATTCGGTGCTGTGGGCGGTGGCCCTGAACACGCTGACCGGCTTCCGCAGCGTGCCGGAGGTGCAGCGCATGAGCGGCCGCAACTATGGCCTGCACGGCGTGCGCTACGTCGTGCTGATCCTGATCCCGGCGGCGTTCCCCTCGATCCTTGCCGGCATGAAGATCGGCTGGGCGTTTGCCTGGCGCACGCTGATCGCGGCCGAGCTGGTGTTCGGCGTCTCCTCGCGCGCCGGCGGCCTCGGCTGGTACATTTTCGAGGCGCGCTCCGAGCTCGACACCAGCCGCGTCTTTGCCGGCCTTCTGGCCGTGATCCTGATCGGCCTGTTCGTCGAAGCCTTTGTCTTCCGCCTCATCGAGCGCCGCACCGTGCAGCGCTGGGGCATGCAGCGCTAGCCATCGTCTCTTTTTCCGCAAACCGCCGACCTGAAGGAAGCGTCCGATGCGAACAATGATAAAAGCCCAGTGGATCGTCGCCAACGACGGCCAGCGCCATACCTTGCTGCGCGACGGCGTCGTCGTCTACGAGGGACGCAACATCATTCACGTCGGCAAGACGTTTGACGGCCGGGTCGACAAGACCATCGACGCCGGCGCCAAGCTGGTCTGTCCCGGGTTCATCGACACCCACGTGCATTCCGGTCACCGCGCCTCGCACCGCCTGATCACCGACAGCGGCCGCCCGCTCTATTTCGGCCAGCCGTTCCTCGAGATCAGCGTGCCCAAGGAAGGCAAGACGGTATCCGGCGATCCGCGCTATCTGAAGCCGGGTGACGCCGAGCTCGACGCCGCGCTCGAGCTCAACGCGATATTCACGGTTGCCGAACTCTTGCGCAACGGCGTCACGACCTTCGTCGAATTCGGCAGCCAGATCAGCGTGCAGATGGCGCTGAAGACGCAGATCGAGCGGTTCGGCACCCGCGCCTATCTCGGGCCGGGCTATGATTGCGGCCGCTGGGTCGGCGACGAGAAGGGACGGCTGAAGCGGATTCGTGACGACGAGGGTGGCTTGCGCGGCCTCAAGACCGCGGTCGAATTCATCGAGCGCCACAATGGCGAGCAGGACGACCGCATCCGCGGCATCCTGGTGCCGCGCGAGGTCGAGACCTCCAGCGTCGAATTGCTGCGGCAGACGCTGCGCCAGGCGGATCGCCTCAACGTGCCGATGGCGACCCATGCCGCCTACAGCGTGCTCGAATTCCACGACATCGTGCGCGAGCACATGATGACGCCGATCGAGCTGTTGAACGAGGTCGGCATGCTGCGCACCACCCTGAACATCGGTCACGGCAACCTGGTCGCCGACAACGCCAATCTCAACTATTCCGGCGCGCGCGATCTGGATTTGATGGGCAGCCACCACTGCTCGATCTCGCACTGCCCGATCAACATCGCCCGCCGGGCGCGCACGCTCGACAACTGGAAGCGCTATCGCGACGCCGGCGTCAACATCTCGATCGGCAGCGACACCTATCCGCGCGACATGATGATGAACATGCGCACCGCTTCCCTGATGGGCAAGATCATGGGCCACGACTACTACAAGGCGCCGGCCGGCGAGGTGTTCGAGGCGGCGACGCTCGGCGGCGCGCGTTCGCTCGGACGGAGCGACCTCGGGCGGCTCGCGCCCGGAGCGCTCGCCGATATCGTGATCGTGGATTTCTCCGGCAAGAACTCGCTGCGTTACGGCCCGGTCCGCGACCCCATCAAGAGCCTGGTCGATTGCGGCGTCGGCGACGACGTCGACACCGTGATCGTCAACGGCAATGTCTGCATGGAAAACGGCGCAATTCCCGGGCTCGACATCGCGGCGCTGCGCGACCAGGCGCAGCGCTCAGGCGAGCATGTCTGGTCCACGGTGCAGGACTGGGATCCCCGCGGGCGGACCGCGGAAGAGGCCAGCCCCTGGTCGTTTCCGCTGCACCCTCAGTAAGGCGCGCCGTCGTTGCGCCGGCCGGATCGCGATGGTGGGCCCGGCCGGTCCATCATAACGAAAGTCAGATGATCTTCTTCAAGAGCTTGACCAGCGTGCGCCGCTCGCTCTCGGTCAGCGCCGCGAAATGCTCGCTCGATGACTTGCGCACGGCGACGATCGCCTTTTCGATCACCTGCTGCCCCTTCTTGGTCAGCATGATGGCGCGGCGGCGCTTGTCGGAGGGATCGAGCGCGATCGCGATCAAGCCGCGCGCCAGCAGGCGGTCCACCACGCCCTTCATGGTCGCCGAGTCGAAATAGATCAGCCGGCCGAGATAGTTCTGCGAGCAGGCGCCGACCTCGCGCAGCTTCGCCAGCGTCGAGAATTGCGGCGCCGTCAGCCCCTCGATCATGTGCTTGGCGAAGATGATGGTATGGCGGCGCCGCGCGATGCGCAGCAGGTAGCCGGGCTGGTCGTCAAGCACGTAGTCGTCGCTGGTCTGCTCCGCCGACGGCAGCGCACGTATCCTGTTTACCTTCAACATCGCCAAATCGTTCCAGCCCTTCTGCCCGGTGCCGCGGCATGCGCGGGCGCCGGGCGGCATCATCCTATATGGCGCCGATTCTCGCCAGCTTCCACCGCCGCCGCTCCATAGCCGCTTTTCCGCGACTGCGCCAGTGCGCGGATACCGCATCGTTCGGGGGCAAATAAATCGCTTGCACACAAGCAATCTGCTGTCATACTAACGATAACGACAGTTTGGCCGGGTGCCCGCGGAAAGGCCTGAGATCCGCGCGCCCGGTGCAGTTCGGGAAGAAACGAAAATCGCCGTGCATACGAGTAATCCGCGCGCCGACCTGGTCGAGAAAGTCACCGGACGGGCCACCTTCGTCACCGACATCGAGCTTCCGGGCATGCTGCACGCCTTCGCCGTGCGCTCGCCGATGGTGCATGCGCGCATCGTCTCGATCGATGCTGCCGCCGCGCGCGAGCAGGCCGGCGTCGTCGACGTCCTGACCGGCGCCGATGTCGCCTCGCTCGGGAACTGGGGACTGTTGCTGAAGGACCGCCCGGTGCTGGCAATCGACCGCGTGCGCTATGTCGGGGAGCCGGTGGCGCTGGTGATCGCGGAGAGCCACGAGATCGCCGAAGACGCAGCCGAGCTCGTGCAGGTCGACTATGACGGGTTGCCGCCGGTCTGCGACGCCGGCGCGGCGCTCGCTGCCGACGCGCCGCTCGTGCATGAGCGTCACGACATCATCGCCGACTATTACTTCAAGGGGCAGGCGAAGCCCGTCGAGAACAGCAACATCTTCCACCGCTTCGTGAGCGAGGTCGGCGACGTTGCCGCGGCGGAAGCGTCGGCCGCCCTCGTTCACGAGGACCGTTTCAGCTTCCCCTCGATCTTCCATTACGCGCTCGAGCCGCACACTGTGATTGCGGACTATGGGGCGGACCAGCTCACGGTCTGGGCCGGCGCGCAGACGCCGGCGGCGGTGCAGAAGACGCTGTCGCGCCTGTTCGGGTTGCCGCTGGCGCGCGTTCGCGTCATCGTGCCGTTCGTCGGTGGCGGCTTCGGCGGCAAGGCCTCGGTCAAGATCGAGCCGCTCGTGGCGGCGGCGTCGTGGAAGCTGCGCCGCCCGGTGCGGCTGGCGCAATCGCTGTCGGAATCGATGCTGACCTGCCGAAGGCTCAGCGCTGACATCTGCATCCGCACCGCGGTCAATACGGAAGGCCGGATTCTCGCCAAGAGCGCGAGGATCGTGCTCGACGGCGGCGCCTATGCCGACACCGGTCCTGCGATCGCGACCAAGGCCGCCAACCGCATCATCGGCCCCTATGTGATTCCGAACCTCAAGCTGGAGTCGATGGCGGTCTACACCAACAAGGTGCCCGGTGCGGCCTTCCGCTCGATCGGCGGGCCGCAGGCGGTCTGGGCGGCCGAATCCCACATGGACAATATCGCAGCCCGGATCGGGCTCAGCCCGACCGAATTCCGACTGCGCAACCTTGCCTCGCGCGGCGAGCGGATCCGCCCCGATTTGCGTCCGCTCGACATCGACATGGGTGAGCTGATGGGCGCTGTCGGCCAGGCCGTCGTCACCAACGTCGTCGACGGCGAACGGGTCGGCCGTGGGCTTGCGGTCGGTGCGTCCGATCCCGGCATCGTCCCGATGTCGAATGCGCTGGTCCGGTTGAAGATCGACGGTTCGATCCTGATTGCGGTCGCAAGTGTCGAGATCGGGCAGGGCGTGCAGGCCACCATGGCCAACATCGCCGCGAAGGCGCTCAACCAGCCGGTCGAGGCGGTCACCGTGCTCGCCACCGACACCGCGATCGCGCCGTTCGACTGGGGTACCGGCGCCAGCCGCTCGACGGTCATCGTCGGCCTCTCGGTTGAAGCCGCCGCGCGCGATGCGGCCGAGCAGATCATCGCGATGGCGGCCGACGTGCTCGGTGTCGAGGGCGGGAAGCTCGTGCTGGTTCCCGGCGGGCTGTCCGACGGCGCCACGACGATTCCGTTCGAGACCGTGTTCCACAAGACGTTCGGCGTCGATTCCGGCGAGGTCATCGGCCGCGGCGCCATCACGCCGCGCTCGAAGAATGGCGCGTTTGCCCAGGCGCCGTTGTTCTGGGAGACCGCGGCCGGCATTGCCGAAGTCGTGGTCGACGAGGACACCGGAGAGATCACGCTGCGGCAATATGGCACCGCGGCCGACGTCGGCCGCGTCATCAACCGCGTTGCCGCCGAGGGGCAGGACGAGGGCGCTACCATCCAGGGGCTCGGCCACGCGCTGTTCGAGGAGCTCGTGTTCGAAGACGGCCAGCCCGTCAATGCGACGCCGATCGACTACGCGATCCCGACCATCGAGGACATCCCGAGGACGCTGCACACCATCCTGATCGAGCATGGCGACGGGCCTGGCCCGCAAGGTGCCCGCGGCATGGGCGAGGGCGCCATCCTGCCGATCGCGCCCGCGATCGCGAATGCGATCTTTGCCGCGCACGGGGTCCGCGTAACCGATTTGCCGCTGACACCGGAAAAGGTGTGGCGCGCCCTGAAGCAGAGGAGCTGAGGCGTGCAGTTTGCGATGTCGATGGATTTGCCGGCGGCGCCGGAGCGGATGTGGGGCGTGCTTACGGACGTCAAGCGCATCTCCGAATGCATTCCCGGCTGCGAGAATGTCGAGGAGATCGTGCGGCTCGCCACCTACAAGGCGACGGTGAAGCAGAAGATCGGCCCGTTCAAGCTCGAAGTGCCGGCCGACATCGTGGTCGACGAAGTGGTCGAGCCCTCGCGGGTCGGCATGCACGCGACCGGCCGCGACAAGTTCACCGGCACGCGGCTGTCGGTTGCGCTCGAGGTCACGCTGGTCCGCGAAGGGCACGGCGCGAAGCTCAATGTCAGCGCACAGCTCGACGTGCAGGGCCGGCTTGCGACGCTCGGCATGTCCGTGATCAAGCGGCGCGCCGAGCAGAACTTCCAGGAATTCGAGACCCGGCTCCGTGCCGTGCTGGAGACGGTCTGATGCGGCCGGCGGCATTCGACTATCTGCGTCCGACCGCCGTCGCCGAGGCGGTCCGCGGCATCAGCGGGTCCGACGGCGCCTTCTTCTATGCCGGCGGCACCGAGCTGCTGCTCGCCCTGAAGATGCGGGTGCTGCGCGCCGACCGCCTGATCGACCTCAAGCGCATCCCGCAGCTCGACCGCATCGCTCTTTCCGAGCGCGGCGAGCTCACCATCGGCGCGCGCGCCACCCATCGCCAGATCGAGGAAAGCGCGCTGGTTCAGCAGGTGCTGCCGGCGCTGGGCCGGCTCTGCTCGCAGGTCGCCAATATCCGGGTGCGCAGCGTCGGCACGATCGGCGGCAATCTCTGCTTTGCCGAGCCGCATGCCGATCCCGGCACCTTCCTCGCCGCGCTCGGCGCGCGTCTTCATCTCGTCGGCGCGCAGGGCGAGCGGATGGTCGCTGCCGACGAGTTCGTGCTCGGCGAATTCGAGACCGCGCGCCGCGACGACGAGTTGCTCTCCCACATCGTGATTCCCGCGCAGGCCGGACCTTCGGCCTACCGGCGCTTCCGTCATGGTGAGCGACCCTCGGTCGGCGTCGGCGTGAGCTGGCGGCTCGCGAAAGGCGGCCGCACGATCGAAACCGCCCGCATCCGCTTCGGCGCGCTGGGACCCAGGCCCCAGGCGGTCGAGGCGCTGGAGCAGGCTCTGGGCGGCGTCGAGACCGCCAAGGCGTCCGGCCGGATCGCCGAGCTGCTGCCGCATGCGCTCGACGCTCTCGAAGTGATCTCGGACCGCCATGGCGGCGCCGACTACAAGCGGCATCTGGCGGCAACGCTCCTGCAGCGCTGCATCGCCGACGCCCACCAGGCCGCGCTCGGGGGGCGCCCATGACGACGGCGACGATGGCGATCAGCTTTACGCTGAACGAACGCGAGGTCGCGGCGGAATTTCCGCCGAACCGGCTTCTGATCGACCTGCTTCGCGATCACTTCAAGCTGAAGGGCACCAAGCGCTCCTGTGACATGGAGGTGTGCGG
This genomic interval from Bradyrhizobium sp. NP1 contains the following:
- a CDS encoding MarR family transcriptional regulator, which translates into the protein MLKVNRIRALPSAEQTSDDYVLDDQPGYLLRIARRRHTIIFAKHMIEGLTAPQFSTLAKLREVGACSQNYLGRLIYFDSATMKGVVDRLLARGLIAIALDPSDKRRRAIMLTKKGQQVIEKAIVAVRKSSSEHFAALTESERRTLVKLLKKII
- a CDS encoding xanthine dehydrogenase family protein molybdopterin-binding subunit, giving the protein MHTSNPRADLVEKVTGRATFVTDIELPGMLHAFAVRSPMVHARIVSIDAAAAREQAGVVDVLTGADVASLGNWGLLLKDRPVLAIDRVRYVGEPVALVIAESHEIAEDAAELVQVDYDGLPPVCDAGAALAADAPLVHERHDIIADYYFKGQAKPVENSNIFHRFVSEVGDVAAAEASAALVHEDRFSFPSIFHYALEPHTVIADYGADQLTVWAGAQTPAAVQKTLSRLFGLPLARVRVIVPFVGGGFGGKASVKIEPLVAAASWKLRRPVRLAQSLSESMLTCRRLSADICIRTAVNTEGRILAKSARIVLDGGAYADTGPAIATKAANRIIGPYVIPNLKLESMAVYTNKVPGAAFRSIGGPQAVWAAESHMDNIAARIGLSPTEFRLRNLASRGERIRPDLRPLDIDMGELMGAVGQAVVTNVVDGERVGRGLAVGASDPGIVPMSNALVRLKIDGSILIAVASVEIGQGVQATMANIAAKALNQPVEAVTVLATDTAIAPFDWGTGASRSTVIVGLSVEAAARDAAEQIIAMAADVLGVEGGKLVLVPGGLSDGATTIPFETVFHKTFGVDSGEVIGRGAITPRSKNGAFAQAPLFWETAAGIAEVVVDEDTGEITLRQYGTAADVGRVINRVAAEGQDEGATIQGLGHALFEELVFEDGQPVNATPIDYAIPTIEDIPRTLHTILIEHGDGPGPQGARGMGEGAILPIAPAIANAIFAAHGVRVTDLPLTPEKVWRALKQRS
- a CDS encoding SRPBCC domain-containing protein, whose product is MQFAMSMDLPAAPERMWGVLTDVKRISECIPGCENVEEIVRLATYKATVKQKIGPFKLEVPADIVVDEVVEPSRVGMHATGRDKFTGTRLSVALEVTLVREGHGAKLNVSAQLDVQGRLATLGMSVIKRRAEQNFQEFETRLRAVLETV
- a CDS encoding FAD binding domain-containing protein, with protein sequence MRPAAFDYLRPTAVAEAVRGISGSDGAFFYAGGTELLLALKMRVLRADRLIDLKRIPQLDRIALSERGELTIGARATHRQIEESALVQQVLPALGRLCSQVANIRVRSVGTIGGNLCFAEPHADPGTFLAALGARLHLVGAQGERMVAADEFVLGEFETARRDDELLSHIVIPAQAGPSAYRRFRHGERPSVGVGVSWRLAKGGRTIETARIRFGALGPRPQAVEALEQALGGVETAKASGRIAELLPHALDALEVISDRHGGADYKRHLAATLLQRCIADAHQAALGGRP
- a CDS encoding ABC transporter ATP-binding protein → MTQAALKLPPTSDARRLLAVEGVSLQYRTQQHVVTATHRVSFSVEEGERYVILGPSGCGKSTLLKAVGGFMTPISGRIVMRDRLIQAPGPDRMMVFQEFEQLMPWKTVMQNVVFPMKVTGKFGRREAQERASAMLERVKLGKFRDVYPHMLSGGMKMRVALARAMALEPEILLMDEPFAALDALTRREMQAELLQLWEQSRFTMLFVTHSIDEAIIVGSRILVLSPHPGQVRAELDASAFGAEDVGSEPFGALSRRIHELLFGQRATRAGGVLPG
- a CDS encoding chlorohydrolase family protein encodes the protein MRTMIKAQWIVANDGQRHTLLRDGVVVYEGRNIIHVGKTFDGRVDKTIDAGAKLVCPGFIDTHVHSGHRASHRLITDSGRPLYFGQPFLEISVPKEGKTVSGDPRYLKPGDAELDAALELNAIFTVAELLRNGVTTFVEFGSQISVQMALKTQIERFGTRAYLGPGYDCGRWVGDEKGRLKRIRDDEGGLRGLKTAVEFIERHNGEQDDRIRGILVPREVETSSVELLRQTLRQADRLNVPMATHAAYSVLEFHDIVREHMMTPIELLNEVGMLRTTLNIGHGNLVADNANLNYSGARDLDLMGSHHCSISHCPINIARRARTLDNWKRYRDAGVNISIGSDTYPRDMMMNMRTASLMGKIMGHDYYKAPAGEVFEAATLGGARSLGRSDLGRLAPGALADIVIVDFSGKNSLRYGPVRDPIKSLVDCGVGDDVDTVIVNGNVCMENGAIPGLDIAALRDQAQRSGEHVWSTVQDWDPRGRTAEEASPWSFPLHPQ
- a CDS encoding ABC transporter substrate-binding protein produces the protein MGLVDSCVRAWTSFCNAAGRRTPAVLLLLAGVMVPGLARAEVSEVRLARQYGISHLAMAIMDELQLVQKHAEQAGLGKVTVTWNRFSDGPGMNEALLSNNLDVANGGLTALLVLWDKSRGAYVGLSALSSMPAVLMTRDPAIKSVADFKDTDRIALVSRVSMQAIILRMLAADALGKDQATRLDRLTVAMPHADAFAALQSGKTEITAHFTAAPYYQQEEAAGLHRVLGSYGVLGGPATYSVAWTSKAFIDRNPKTARAILDAMEEATSIIKGDPRRAAELYIKADNSTLKPELVEAMIRDPENVFTTTPQNVMKFANFMADTGTLKSRASDWKEIFTPLIANRPGS
- a CDS encoding ABC transporter permease, producing MTERAPIATRPDMVFEVLDASEIGEIAQPLSWLQRLVASDGFRRAAILLALALIWELYARWVQNPLILPTLSDTLVTFAKDTMSGVLPDRIATSLRSLLLGYGAGLALAAVFTTLAVSTRIGSDLLATLTSMFNPVPAIALLPLALVWFGLGTPSLVFVIVHSVLWAVALNTLTGFRSVPEVQRMSGRNYGLHGVRYVVLILIPAAFPSILAGMKIGWAFAWRTLIAAELVFGVSSRAGGLGWYIFEARSELDTSRVFAGLLAVILIGLFVEAFVFRLIERRTVQRWGMQR